A genomic segment from Arcobacter acticola encodes:
- a CDS encoding sodium ion-translocating decarboxylase subunit beta, with translation MKKSILISFLLIFSLFTTNIFASQSVDVVENTTEKPAYHSKTMGELVESFYATTGIKALLQPQAGVLDSHGHEMSFFAQGAGRIIMIIICFLLFYLAIKKGFEPLLLIPIGFGGLLANIPIANMAGPGGMLGIIYDMGITNQFFPLLIFMGVGAMTDFGPLLANPKTALLGGAAQFGIFGSLVGAVVLSQYFPGIDFTLEQAAAISIIGGADGPTSIFIASRLAPELLGAIAVAAYSYMALVPIIQPPIMRALTTMNERKIKMPASRKVSKLEKIVFPLVVLTLTILILPDAAPLIGALCFGNFAKESGVVDRLSDTMQNALINVVTIFLGLGVGSKLASEQFLVAETMGIMIIGLLAFSAGTAMGVIMAKLMNLVSSKDNQINPLIGAAGVSAVPMAARVVSKEGQLYDKSNILLMHAMGPNVAGVIGSAVAAGVLLSIFK, from the coding sequence ATGAAAAAAAGTATATTAATTTCTTTTCTTCTTATCTTTAGTTTGTTTACAACAAATATCTTTGCTTCACAAAGTGTAGATGTTGTAGAAAATACTACAGAAAAACCAGCATACCATTCAAAAACAATGGGTGAATTAGTAGAATCATTTTATGCTACAACGGGAATAAAAGCATTGCTTCAACCCCAAGCTGGTGTATTAGATTCTCATGGTCATGAAATGTCTTTCTTTGCTCAAGGTGCAGGAAGAATTATTATGATAATAATCTGTTTTTTATTGTTTTATTTAGCAATTAAAAAAGGATTTGAACCATTATTATTAATTCCAATTGGGTTTGGTGGTTTATTAGCAAATATACCAATTGCTAATATGGCAGGACCAGGTGGAATGTTAGGAATTATTTATGATATGGGTATTACAAATCAATTCTTTCCATTATTAATCTTTATGGGTGTAGGAGCTATGACAGACTTTGGTCCACTATTAGCTAATCCAAAAACTGCATTATTGGGTGGTGCTGCTCAATTTGGTATCTTTGGATCATTAGTGGGAGCTGTTGTACTTTCACAATATTTCCCAGGGATTGATTTTACACTAGAACAAGCTGCTGCTATTTCTATTATTGGAGGAGCTGATGGACCAACATCTATTTTTATAGCTTCTAGATTAGCACCTGAATTACTAGGAGCAATTGCAGTTGCTGCATACTCATATATGGCATTAGTACCAATTATACAACCGCCAATTATGAGAGCATTAACTACAATGAATGAAAGAAAAATTAAGATGCCAGCTTCAAGAAAGGTATCAAAATTAGAGAAAATTGTATTCCCATTGGTAGTATTAACTTTAACTATTTTAATACTTCCAGATGCAGCACCATTAATTGGAGCACTATGCTTTGGAAATTTTGCAAAAGAATCAGGAGTTGTTGATAGACTTTCTGATACAATGCAAAATGCATTAATCAATGTTGTAACTATTTTCTTAGGATTAGGTGTTGGTTCAAAACTAGCATCAGAGCAATTCTTAGTAGCAGAGACAATGGGAATTATGATCATAGGTCTTTTAGCGTTCTCAGCAGGTACTGCTATGGGTGTTATAATGGCTAAGTTAATGAATTTAGTTAGCTCAAAAGATAATCAGATAAATCCTTTGATTGGAGCAGCAGGAGTATCAGCTGTACCAATGGCAGCAAGGGTAGTAAGTAAAGAAGGTCAACTTTATGACAAATCGAACATTTTATTAATGCATGCGATGGGTCCTAATGTTGCTGGGGTTATTGGTTCAGCAGTCGCTGCTGGTGTACTTTTATCGATATTTAAATAA
- a CDS encoding biotin attachment protein, translating into MSKKYIDIMDTTFRDGFQSVFGGRVLMNDFFPAVEAAKEAGITHFEFGGGARFQSLFFYLQENAFEMMDKFREIVGPDANLQTLARGINTVMLDTGSRELIDLHAKMFAKHGTTTIRNFDALNDVQNLEYSAECIKKYGLNHEVVVTLMDLPPGCFGAHDVPFYEKTLRQILDSGLPFDSICFKDASGTSSPQKIYETIQMARNLVGYDTHIRLHTHETAGVSVACYLAALDAGADGIDLAASPVSGGTSQPDILTMLHAVKGKNYDLGGLEIEKVLKYQETLKHCLKDYFIPPEATQVSPLIPFSPMPGGALTANTQMMRDNGTLDKFPEVIKAMREVVERGGYGTSVTPVSQFYWQQAYANVMFGPWKQIAPGYGKMVLGYFGKTPVPADPEIIALAAEKLKLDPTSENPLDIADRDEKKKISVWKQRLEMEGIEASEENIFIAAACDEKGIAFLKGESPLNVRKNDNVCDNDKDCKLGEKDMANASGNYTVIVDGQKFNVTIAEGNDANIQVTPVSNTTSAPMAAAPVAASTASVSSNGNGTEVPAAVNGAVWKILVKEGDMVEADQQIMILEAMKMEIDINAPVAGKITKILVNNTQSVEEGQTLAIIG; encoded by the coding sequence ATGTCTAAAAAATATATAGATATCATGGACACTACTTTTAGAGATGGATTCCAATCTGTCTTTGGAGGAAGAGTTTTAATGAATGATTTCTTTCCAGCTGTAGAAGCTGCAAAAGAAGCCGGAATAACTCACTTTGAGTTTGGTGGAGGAGCTAGGTTCCAATCGTTGTTCTTCTATCTGCAAGAGAACGCATTTGAAATGATGGATAAATTTAGGGAAATAGTAGGCCCTGATGCAAACTTACAAACTTTGGCTCGTGGTATTAACACTGTAATGCTAGATACGGGTTCAAGAGAACTAATCGACTTACATGCAAAAATGTTTGCAAAACATGGAACAACAACAATTCGTAACTTTGATGCTTTAAATGATGTTCAAAATCTTGAATATAGTGCAGAATGTATTAAAAAATATGGTCTAAACCATGAAGTAGTAGTTACTTTAATGGACTTGCCTCCAGGTTGCTTTGGTGCTCATGATGTACCTTTCTATGAAAAAACTCTAAGACAAATTCTTGATAGTGGTTTACCATTTGATTCAATCTGCTTTAAAGATGCTTCAGGAACAAGTTCTCCTCAAAAAATCTATGAAACAATACAAATGGCTAGAAATCTAGTTGGATATGATACTCATATTAGACTTCATACCCATGAAACAGCAGGTGTTTCAGTTGCTTGTTATTTAGCTGCACTTGATGCTGGTGCTGATGGTATTGATTTAGCTGCCTCTCCAGTTAGTGGTGGAACTTCTCAACCTGATATCCTAACTATGTTACACGCAGTTAAAGGTAAGAATTATGATTTAGGTGGTTTAGAAATTGAAAAAGTTCTAAAATACCAAGAAACATTAAAACACTGTTTAAAAGATTACTTTATTCCACCAGAAGCTACTCAAGTATCTCCTTTAATTCCTTTCTCTCCAATGCCAGGTGGAGCATTAACTGCTAATACTCAAATGATGAGAGATAATGGAACACTAGATAAATTCCCTGAAGTAATTAAAGCAATGAGAGAAGTAGTTGAGCGTGGTGGATATGGTACATCTGTAACTCCAGTTTCTCAATTTTATTGGCAACAAGCATACGCTAATGTAATGTTTGGTCCTTGGAAACAAATTGCTCCTGGTTATGGAAAAATGGTATTAGGTTACTTTGGTAAAACTCCAGTTCCTGCTGATCCTGAAATTATTGCTCTTGCAGCAGAAAAATTAAAACTAGATCCAACTAGTGAAAATCCTTTAGATATCGCTGATAGAGATGAAAAGAAAAAAATCTCTGTTTGGAAACAAAGATTAGAAATGGAAGGTATAGAAGCTAGTGAAGAGAATATCTTTATTGCTGCTGCTTGTGATGAAAAAGGAATTGCATTCTTAAAAGGTGAATCACCTTTAAATGTTAGAAAAAATGATAATGTTTGTGATAATGATAAAGATTGTAAATTAGGAGAAAAAGATATGGCAAATGCAAGTGGAAACTATACAGTAATAGTTGATGGTCAAAAATTTAATGTAACAATAGCTGAGGGTAATGATGCAAATATTCAAGTAACTCCTGTTTCTAATACAACATCAGCTCCAATGGCAGCTGCACCAGTTGCTGCAAGTACTGCATCTGTATCTTCAAATGGAAATGGAACTGAAGTTCCAGCTGCTGTTAATGGTGCTGTTTGGAAGATCTTAGTAAAAGAAGGTGATATGGTTGAAGCTGATCAACAAATTATGATTCTTGAAGCTATGAAAATGGAAATAGATATTAATGCTCCTGTTGCTGGAAAGATTACTAAAATATTAGTAAATAATACACAATCTGTTGAAGAGGGACAAACATTAGCCATTATTGGTTAA
- a CDS encoding OadG family protein yields MEINLIAESVKFMFLGMGVVFAFLTIMIFVLKAQGAILTKYFPAENKVSNVTPKSTNKQTDNAKIAAVIAAVQHHKNLKG; encoded by the coding sequence ATGGAAATAAACTTAATCGCAGAATCAGTAAAGTTCATGTTCTTAGGTATGGGTGTAGTATTTGCATTCCTAACAATAATGATATTTGTACTAAAAGCACAAGGTGCAATTTTGACAAAATATTTTCCAGCAGAAAATAAAGTATCAAATGTAACACCAAAAAGTACAAATAAACAAACAGATAACGCAAAAATAGCAGCAGTAATAGCAGCTGTACAACATCATAAAAATCTAAAGGGTTAA
- a CDS encoding S24 family peptidase: MLIVDEIIEKLKDILSADGKNGKVFDKDVATSLELSQANFATMKNRGKIPFSNILNFCAKKKISINWLLYDQNPGSLVDSTDKYWIKYYPSVAVSAGGGAYEAEENYESLALPEYFISMLGGKENLKNIDAINVVGDSMEPTLNSDNIIFVDKTKKDALRDGIYAFTTTHGLFVKRIQRRVDGKLDIISDNKDYPSQILNKNDLEILGKVISSFGMVY; encoded by the coding sequence ATGTTGATAGTAGATGAAATTATTGAAAAATTAAAAGACATATTAAGTGCCGATGGGAAAAATGGAAAAGTATTTGATAAAGATGTTGCTACTTCACTTGAATTAAGTCAAGCAAATTTTGCAACAATGAAAAATAGAGGAAAAATTCCATTTTCAAATATATTGAATTTTTGTGCTAAAAAAAAGATATCTATAAATTGGCTTTTATATGATCAAAATCCTGGTTCATTAGTTGATTCAACGGATAAATATTGGATTAAATATTATCCTTCAGTTGCCGTTAGTGCAGGGGGAGGTGCATATGAAGCTGAGGAAAACTATGAATCTTTGGCATTGCCTGAATATTTTATAAGTATGTTAGGTGGAAAAGAAAATTTAAAAAATATCGATGCTATAAATGTAGTAGGGGATTCAATGGAACCTACACTTAATAGTGATAACATTATATTTGTTGATAAAACAAAAAAAGATGCCCTAAGAGATGGAATATATGCTTTTACTACAACTCATGGTTTATTTGTAAAAAGAATACAAAGAAGGGTTGATGGAAAGCTTGATATCATTTCTGATAATAAAGATTATCCATCTCAAATTTTAAATAAAAATGATTTAGAGATATTAGGAAAAGTAATTAGTTCTTTTGGAATGGTTTATTAA
- a CDS encoding peptidoglycan synthetase, producing the protein MQISSILDIVDGSLLNSPSISFIYSIKTNSHKVKEGDLFIAKNTNEIELAIKNGAFAIIIDTNVPIIDNEIAWIKVKNIDLSIIKLIRFKLAIRDIEAFYCNKTIFDLLKIYSTNFTKNIKLIPNKLENIFKYIDEIEDNDILISYDKNNLDSIYPKNIDFNDIVKLNTIDNLIEHSLFETSFSYENIYFSRLKISSLYIEDFLKVFNFLQQNLDLSKLKLFYNFKPLFLDRNLTLVEFGKSDKFIICQNNKDLYKDEIAYMKKQYKYAKTIFITSSYIDYLDKDEQIVMNDIEQLKPILRKSKFNGIYILGFNYKEVYEYLIKSENIATLF; encoded by the coding sequence GTGCAAATCTCATCTATTTTAGATATTGTTGATGGAAGTTTATTAAACTCTCCATCAATCTCTTTTATTTATTCAATAAAAACAAATTCCCATAAAGTAAAAGAAGGCGATTTATTTATTGCTAAAAATACAAATGAAATCGAATTAGCCATCAAAAATGGAGCTTTTGCAATAATTATTGATACAAATGTACCAATAATAGATAATGAAATTGCATGGATAAAAGTAAAGAATATTGATTTAAGTATAATTAAACTAATTAGATTTAAATTGGCAATAAGAGATATCGAAGCTTTTTATTGTAATAAAACTATCTTTGATTTACTAAAGATTTATTCAACAAACTTCACTAAAAATATTAAACTAATTCCTAATAAATTAGAAAATATATTTAAATATATTGACGAAATTGAAGATAATGACATTTTAATATCTTACGATAAAAATAACCTAGATAGTATTTATCCTAAAAATATAGATTTTAATGATATTGTAAAATTAAACACTATTGATAATTTAATTGAACACTCTTTGTTTGAAACTTCTTTTTCCTATGAAAATATATATTTCTCAAGATTAAAAATTTCAAGCTTATATATTGAAGATTTTCTAAAAGTATTTAATTTTCTTCAACAAAATTTAGATTTATCTAAATTAAAATTGTTCTATAATTTTAAACCTTTATTTCTAGATAGAAATTTAACTTTAGTAGAATTTGGGAAAAGTGATAAATTTATTATTTGTCAAAATAATAAAGATTTGTATAAAGATGAAATTGCATATATGAAAAAACAGTATAAATATGCAAAAACTATTTTTATTACATCTTCATATATTGATTACCTTGATAAAGATGAACAAATAGTTATGAATGATATTGAGCAATTAAAACCCATATTAAGAAAATCTAAATTTAATGGAATCTATATACTAGGTTTTAATTACAAAGAAGTTTATGAATATTTAATCAAATCAGAAAATATAGCAACTCTTTTCTAA
- the metG gene encoding methionine--tRNA ligase translates to MEESCKNVYITTPIYYVNDVAHIGHAYTTIIADMLARYSRLTGLNTFLLTGTDEHGQKIAQSAELRGKTPKEYADEISGKFRKLWDDFDITYDKFIRTTDVEHKLGVQKAFETMYNKGDIYKGEYEGYYCVSCETFFTEKQLVDEQFCPDCGRPTSIVKEESYFFKLSKYEDKLIKWYEENEDCILPRSKKNEIVNFVKGGLRDLSISRTSFDWGVKLPESMNEPRHVMYVWLDALMNYITALGYGTDDANMKFWPANVHLVGKDILRFHAIYWPAFLMSLELPLPTHIAAHGWWTRDGEKMSKSKGNVVDPKVVADAYGLDAFRYFMLREVPFGQDGDFSQKALIDRINSDLGNDLGNLLNRISGMSGKYFDYKVSSKDVEKFHAKELEEVNAVLENVEAYIFNMQINKYLEDIWKVLTIANKAINDYEPWNLMKDGKTDEAMALVALITNIMAKVALLLDSVMPDKIGKIATSLGMKIDTVTYNSLIKNKNLLEDTVITKVDQLFPRIEEVLLEQPASSDITKTECESKKEDKTQTVEDDNLITIDQFFQTTLKIGTIVEAVEVPKSAKLLRLQVDLGEGRNRQILAGIKEYYSAEELVGTQACVVANLKPAKLMGMLSEGMLMAARDENGLSLIRPQASKKAGTKIS, encoded by the coding sequence TGGAAGAATCTTGTAAAAATGTTTATATAACAACACCAATTTATTATGTAAATGATGTAGCTCACATCGGTCATGCATATACTACAATTATAGCTGACATGCTAGCTAGATACTCAAGATTAACGGGATTAAATACATTTCTTTTAACAGGTACAGATGAACATGGACAAAAAATTGCTCAAAGTGCTGAATTAAGAGGAAAGACTCCTAAAGAATATGCAGATGAAATATCTGGTAAATTTAGAAAACTATGGGATGATTTTGATATCACTTATGATAAATTTATAAGAACTACTGATGTTGAACATAAACTTGGTGTTCAAAAAGCATTTGAGACTATGTATAATAAAGGTGATATTTACAAAGGTGAATACGAAGGTTATTATTGTGTATCATGTGAGACATTCTTTACTGAAAAGCAATTAGTTGATGAACAATTTTGTCCTGATTGTGGAAGACCTACTTCTATTGTAAAAGAAGAGAGTTATTTCTTTAAATTATCAAAATATGAAGATAAATTAATTAAATGGTATGAAGAAAATGAAGACTGTATTTTACCAAGATCAAAGAAAAATGAAATAGTAAACTTTGTAAAAGGTGGATTGAGAGATTTATCAATTTCAAGAACTTCTTTTGATTGGGGTGTTAAACTACCAGAATCAATGAATGAACCAAGACACGTTATGTATGTTTGGTTAGATGCTTTAATGAACTATATTACTGCACTTGGATACGGAACAGATGATGCTAACATGAAATTTTGGCCAGCAAATGTTCATTTAGTAGGAAAAGATATTTTAAGATTCCATGCTATTTATTGGCCAGCATTTTTAATGTCTTTAGAATTACCATTACCAACTCATATTGCTGCTCATGGTTGGTGGACAAGAGATGGTGAGAAAATGTCTAAATCAAAAGGAAATGTTGTAGATCCAAAAGTTGTTGCAGATGCATATGGATTAGACGCATTTAGATACTTCATGCTAAGAGAAGTTCCTTTTGGTCAAGATGGAGATTTTTCACAAAAAGCTTTAATTGATAGAATTAATTCTGATTTAGGAAATGACTTAGGAAATTTATTAAATAGAATTTCAGGAATGAGTGGAAAATATTTTGATTATAAAGTAAGTTCAAAAGATGTGGAAAAATTCCATGCAAAAGAATTAGAAGAAGTTAATGCAGTTTTAGAAAATGTAGAAGCTTATATTTTTAATATGCAAATTAACAAATATTTAGAAGATATTTGGAAAGTATTAACAATAGCAAATAAAGCAATTAATGATTATGAGCCATGGAATTTAATGAAAGATGGCAAAACAGATGAAGCTATGGCATTAGTTGCATTAATTACAAATATTATGGCTAAGGTTGCCCTTCTTTTAGATTCTGTTATGCCAGATAAAATAGGAAAAATAGCAACTTCTTTAGGAATGAAAATAGATACAGTTACTTATAACTCTTTGATAAAAAACAAAAATTTATTAGAAGACACAGTAATTACAAAAGTAGATCAACTTTTCCCAAGAATTGAAGAGGTTTTATTAGAACAACCTGCTTCTTCTGATATCACAAAAACAGAATGTGAATCAAAAAAAGAAGATAAAACACAAACAGTTGAAGATGATAACTTAATTACAATTGATCAATTTTTCCAAACGACTCTAAAAATTGGAACAATTGTTGAAGCAGTTGAAGTTCCAAAATCGGCAAAACTTTTAAGACTTCAAGTTGATTTAGGAGAAGGAAGAAATAGACAAATTTTAGCTGGAATCAAAGAGTATTATTCAGCTGAAGAACTAGTAGGAACACAAGCATGTGTTGTAGCCAACTTAAAACCTGCAAAATTAATGGGAATGTTAAGTGAAGGAATGTTAATGGCTGCAAGGGATGAAAATGGTTTATCATTAATCAGACCACAAGCTAGTAAAAAAGCTGGAACAAAAATAAGCTAG